In a genomic window of Pelotomaculum thermopropionicum SI:
- a CDS encoding hypothetical membrane protein: MEKSRRGGSRGKRPAIIALAVILFLAAAFYLPPGRSIVAACREDALMLKLVRASGAEFESVNITGWVRADESAGDPEALAERAAEQLGILLPGHKTEKWQNQYACGAKVEGAVTGGRTVSVLGQALLQPEGERVSHLMISLDGMDNGEALFYRQKVYKTLGAFGRQSHVALTYRGKIESGLSREELLACAEKIMELAGAPVREKTVKDNLVSLTGFSPLFSGGMTYAGKEVNLNVALRSSPAEHVTYVYVATPVIFTEY; the protein is encoded by the coding sequence ATGGAGAAATCCCGGCGCGGCGGCAGCAGAGGAAAACGGCCTGCGATCATTGCCCTGGCGGTTATCTTGTTTTTGGCCGCAGCTTTTTATTTGCCGCCGGGCCGCAGCATTGTTGCGGCCTGCAGGGAGGATGCGCTGATGCTCAAGCTGGTTAGAGCGAGCGGCGCGGAGTTTGAGTCGGTAAATATTACAGGGTGGGTAAGGGCGGATGAAAGCGCGGGAGACCCGGAAGCGCTTGCGGAGAGGGCAGCAGAGCAGCTGGGCATATTGCTGCCCGGTCACAAAACGGAAAAATGGCAGAACCAGTATGCCTGCGGCGCCAAAGTAGAAGGTGCCGTAACAGGTGGCCGCACCGTTTCTGTTTTGGGACAGGCATTGCTACAGCCGGAAGGGGAAAGGGTTTCTCACCTTATGATCAGCCTGGACGGCATGGACAACGGCGAGGCCCTTTTCTACAGGCAGAAAGTTTATAAGACGCTGGGCGCCTTCGGCCGGCAAAGCCATGTCGCCCTGACTTACCGGGGGAAGATTGAAAGCGGGCTGAGCAGGGAGGAACTGCTGGCATGCGCTGAGAAGATAATGGAGCTGGCCGGCGCTCCGGTCCGGGAAAAAACGGTTAAAGACAACCTGGTCAGTTTGACCGGGTTCAGCCCGCTGTTTTCCGGCGGCATGACCTACGCCGGGAAAGAAGTGAACCTGAACGTGGCGTTGCGGAGCAGCCCGGCGGAGCATGTGACTTATGTATATGTTGCGACTCCGGTAATTTTTACAGAGTACTGA
- a CDS encoding hypothetical membrane protein, whose protein sequence is MRRLITGLLLLSAALVIGAPFLMNRQIPARFFPGASIIRVYLHQEDRVVYMQLEDYLVGVVAAEMPAEFPLEALKAQAVAARTYAVKRMGGAGGVANPPHPGADVCDDHRHGQAWLSREELKKRWGTLRYYNYYYKVKTAVDETKGQVLTYQGELIDPAYHASCGGRTENSEDVWRYQVPYLRSVPCPYDADPQPVQAASYSLEQVDQALGTSLSAVPAAGGGNQARDIKVVERTSTGRPKTLIIGGRRFPAVAVRDLLGLRSTNFTWKVEGDSVTFTTTGHGHGVGMCQYGAKGMAEHGYNYRTILSHYYSGAEITDM, encoded by the coding sequence ATGCGCAGGCTGATCACGGGCCTTTTGCTCCTGTCGGCCGCCCTGGTTATAGGCGCCCCCTTTTTAATGAACAGGCAAATTCCGGCCAGGTTTTTTCCCGGCGCGAGCATAATCAGGGTGTATCTGCACCAGGAGGACAGGGTTGTATACATGCAACTGGAAGATTACCTGGTCGGGGTGGTGGCGGCGGAAATGCCCGCCGAGTTTCCCCTGGAGGCCTTGAAAGCCCAGGCTGTTGCCGCCAGGACCTACGCCGTCAAGCGGATGGGGGGCGCCGGCGGTGTTGCCAACCCGCCGCATCCGGGCGCCGACGTTTGCGACGACCACCGCCACGGCCAGGCCTGGCTGTCCAGGGAGGAGCTCAAGAAGCGCTGGGGAACCTTACGTTACTATAATTATTATTACAAGGTCAAAACGGCGGTGGACGAAACAAAAGGGCAGGTGCTTACATACCAGGGCGAGCTGATTGACCCTGCCTACCATGCCTCCTGCGGCGGGCGCACGGAAAACTCGGAGGACGTATGGCGCTATCAGGTGCCCTACCTGCGCAGCGTGCCCTGCCCCTACGACGCCGACCCCCAGCCGGTCCAGGCCGCTTCTTACAGCCTTGAGCAGGTTGACCAGGCCCTGGGCACCAGCCTGTCCGCGGTACCCGCTGCGGGCGGCGGGAACCAGGCGCGGGATATAAAGGTGGTGGAGAGGACCTCCACCGGCAGGCCGAAAACCCTTATAATCGGCGGCCGCCGCTTTCCCGCCGTGGCGGTGAGGGACCTGCTCGGCCTGCGCTCAACAAACTTCACCTGGAAGGTGGAAGGGGACTCGGTAACCTTCACCACCACCGGCCACGGCCATGGGGTCGGCATGTGCCAGTACGGCGCCAAAGGCATGGCCGAGCACGGCTACAATTACCGCACCATCCTGAGCCACTATTACAGCGGGGCAGAAATAACGGATATGTAA
- a CDS encoding hypothetical protein (containing PIN domain) encodes MSDNNGWQFVDTNILIYAHDTSAEDKHVRAKNLVGELWDSGRGCLSIQVLQEFYVTVVQKLPRPIKPEMAAAIIADLSQWRLHIPDADDVLEAIEIQRRNCLSFWDAMIICSAKKMGCSVLFTEDLNSGQLYEGVRVQNPFV; translated from the coding sequence ATGAGCGATAACAACGGATGGCAATTTGTAGATACAAATATTCTCATATATGCTCACGACACCTCCGCAGAAGACAAACACGTCCGCGCAAAGAACCTGGTCGGTGAATTGTGGGACTCCGGCCGCGGCTGCCTGAGTATCCAGGTGCTGCAAGAATTTTATGTAACGGTGGTGCAAAAATTACCCAGGCCCATCAAGCCGGAAATGGCCGCCGCGATAATTGCTGACTTGTCGCAATGGAGGCTGCATATTCCGGATGCCGATGATGTCCTGGAAGCAATTGAAATTCAACGGCGAAACTGCCTGTCCTTCTGGGACGCCATGATCATCTGCAGCGCCAAAAAAATGGGCTGCTCCGTGCTTTTTACCGAAGATCTCAACAGCGGTCAGCTTTACGAGGGAGTTAGAGTGCAAAATCCGTTTGTCTAG
- the AtpC gene encoding F0F1-type ATP synthase, epsilon subunit (mitochondrial delta subunit), producing the protein MSDKTQRLEIVTPQRKVFSEDVSFLVAPGTEGELGVLPNHAPLITSLNIGIMRIQQEGKTFKVVVTGGFMEVRDNKVTVLANAAERAEEIDVARAEAARRRAEERLAKKTPDIDVLRAELALKRALTRLKAAGQ; encoded by the coding sequence ATGTCGGACAAAACCCAGCGACTGGAAATCGTAACTCCTCAGAGAAAGGTTTTTAGCGAGGATGTAAGCTTTCTGGTAGCGCCGGGCACCGAGGGCGAGTTGGGCGTGCTGCCCAACCACGCCCCGCTGATCACCTCCCTCAACATAGGCATCATGAGGATTCAGCAGGAAGGCAAAACCTTCAAGGTTGTAGTTACCGGCGGCTTTATGGAGGTGCGCGACAACAAGGTTACCGTTCTGGCCAACGCCGCCGAGCGGGCGGAGGAAATCGACGTTGCCCGCGCCGAGGCCGCCAGGCGGCGCGCCGAGGAAAGGCTTGCCAAGAAGACCCCTGACATAGACGTGCTGCGCGCCGAGCTTGCCTTAAAACGCGCCCTCACCCGCCTGAAGGCAGCCGGCCAGTAA